Proteins from a genomic interval of Medicago truncatula cultivar Jemalong A17 chromosome 3, MtrunA17r5.0-ANR, whole genome shotgun sequence:
- the LOC25488486 gene encoding DPH4 homolog, with amino-acid sequence MILDNHGIEETHYEVLNVKEDADYEEIRASYRSAVLNLHPDKLLKTYDTSDSNQTTSERFLKVQKAWEILSNSSSRLLYDKELQRSRRDALAAEVAEDLSLHDMTVEDADEALELFYQCRCGDYFSVDSLELLKMGYSLLRNGNSISILNGDTLPGSVILPCGSCSLKARLILSMDNN; translated from the coding sequence ATGATTCTTGACAATCATGGCATTGAGGAAACTCATTATGAGGTTCTCAATGTTAAGGAAGATGCAGATTATGAAGAAATTCGTGCTAGTTACCGAAGTGCTGTACTCAATTTACATCCTGATAAGTTATTGAAGACATACGATACATCCGACAGTAATCAAACAACTTCAGAGAGATTTCTCAAAGTACAAAAGGCCTGGGAAATTCTAAGCAATTCAAGCTCTCGTTTGTTATATGACAAGGAGCTTCAAAGATCAAGGCGTGATGCATTGGCTGCCGAAGTCGCAGAAGATTTAAGCTTACATGATATGACAGTTGAAGATGCCGATGAAGCATTAGAACTGTTTTATCAATGTCGATGTGGTGATTACTTCTCCGTCGACTCATTGGAATTGTTGAAAATGGGGTATTCCTTATTGAGAAATGGAAATAGTATATCTATACTCAATGGTGATACTTTACCAGGATCCGTGATTCTTCCTTGTGGATCTTGTTCGTTAAAAGCTCGTTTGATACTCAGTATGGATAACAATTGA
- the LOC25488487 gene encoding aspartic proteinase Asp1, producing the protein MDMKGNIPLATLLLLLLISIISPSHSLSSLDANSTELSSFYNLLSSTVLPLKERSLGDYTVSFKFGNNPVQSFNLDIDTGSELTWVQCDYQCQGCTMPKDKLYKPDKNKFVKYGTPLCDAVQKKNKNESVLCEFQEEYVDNLHVEGYLIEDSIPIESSDAALRSTALAFGCTNKLKDTDEKQQIPFPEGILGLGYGKASILSQLKSQGLIQNVVGHCIKKRGGYLFFGDKFIPKPLTQISWTPIIIPSKHKVEEGHYYAGQADLLYNGIHTPIRVLSLLFDSGTTLSYLNSKDYKVLLDLINTELNNKGTFKKAEEDDLICWTGKIFQSIDQVSKDYLKPIILSITNNNVKFELQVEHYITLSRKGNICLLFEDSKENDFDDDNVIGALSMRDKIMIFDNEKKQIGWVPDDCTKLPPHR; encoded by the exons ATGGATATGAAGGGAAATATTCCACTAGCTACACTCCTCCTTTTGCTACTTATTTCTATAATTTCCCCATCACATTCCTTATCATCCTTGGATGCCAATTCCACAGAATTATCATCATTTTATAACCTTCTTTCTTCTACTGTTCTTCCGCTTAAAGAAAGGTCACTTGG GGATTACACGGTGTCCTTCAAATTTGGCAACAATCCCGTACAGTCCTTTAACCTTGATATTGACACGGGTAGTGAACTCACTTGGGTTCAGTGTGATTATCAATGCCAAGGTTGCACTATG CCTAAGGATAAACTTTATAAACCtgacaaaaacaaatttgtgAAATATGGGACGCCCTTGTGTGATGCAGtccagaaaaaaaataaaaatgagtcaGTGCTATGTGAGTTTCAAGAAGAATATGTAGACAATCTTCACGTTGAGGGATACCTAATAGAAGACAGTATTCCCATTGAAAGCTCTGATGCCGCTTTACGGTCCACTGCACTGGCATTCGG GTGTACAAATAAATTGAAGGATACTGATGAAAAACAACAGATCCCATTCCCAGAAGGGATCCTTGGGCTTGGGTATGGTAAGGCCAGCATATTGTCCCAGCTTAAATCTCAAGGTTTGATTCAAAATGTGGTAGGTCATTGCATAAAAAAGAGAGGAGGGTACTTATTCTTTGGAGATAAATTCATTCCCAAACCTCTTACGCAGATTAGTTGGACACCTATCATAATTCCCTCAAA ACATAAGGTTGAGGAAGGACACTATTATGCAGGACAAGCGGATCTGCTTTACAATGGAATTCATACTCCTATTAGGGTTCTTAGCCTTTTGTTTGATAGTGGAACCACCCTTTCATACCTCAATTCTAAAGACTATAAAGTTCTTCTCGATCTT ataaacACAGAATTGAATAATAAAGGAACGTTTAAAAAAGCTGAGGAAGACGATCTAATTTGTTGGACGGGTAAGATATTTCAGTCTATAGACCAAGTGAGCAAAGATTATTTGAAGCCTATAATATTGAGCATCACAAACAACAATGTGAAGTTTGAATTACAAGTTGAACATTATATAACCCTCTCG AGAAAAGGAAATATATGCTTGCTATTCGAAGATAGCAAGGAAAATGACtttgatgatgataatgtgATAGGAG CTCTCTCTATGAGAGATAAGATAATGATTTTTGACAACGAGAAAAAGCAGATTGGATGGGTTCCAGACGATTGTACTAAACTTCCCCCACATCGTTGA
- the LOC25488484 gene encoding uncharacterized protein: MEEDLDFGKKVSINDDTMEVVDSTKIVVLLRSFLDIQQRRAQAYSKLKSGFSDYMTSGGELAYQQLCGGITSEFNDCSKKVREMESLFQSPDYSRIDLAQILRAVQEQEKQKLHLTATLQLLKKAGRPSERLVSHENCKFTKPTEHECVHVKEITEASGTEEAEADAEYDNALNEAIRGVQDAVNVINEHLEEVRYEIAALEVE; the protein is encoded by the exons ATGGAAGAAGATTTGGATTTCGGGAAGAAGGTTTCGATAAACGACGACACGATGGAAGTAGTTGATTCCACCAAAATCGTTGTTTTGCTTCGTAGTTTTCTCGATATTCAACAACGCAGAGCTCAAGCTTATTCCAAACTCAAAAG TGGATTTTCTGACTACATGACTTCTGGAGGGGAATTGGCTTATCAGCAGCTTTGCGGTGGAATCACATCAGAGTTTAATGATTGCTCAAAAAAG GTCCGTGAAATGGAGTCACTGTTTCAGAGCCCTGACTATAGCCGCATTGATCTAGCACAAATCCTTAGAGCTGTTCAAGAACAGGAAAAGCAGAAACTGCATCTG ACAGCTACCCTTCAGCTGTTAAAAAAAGCTGGTCGGCCATCTGAACGACTGGTGAGCCATGAGAATTGCAAATTTACAAAGCCAACAGAGCATGAGTGCGTCCATGTTAAGGAGATCACTGAAGCTTCTGGGACTGAAGAAGCAGAAGCAGATGCCGAGTATGATAATGCTTTGAATGAAGCTATTAGAGGTGTCCAGGATGCTGTCAATGTCATCAATGAACATCTAGAAGAAGTCAGATATGAGATTGCAGCACTTGAAGTAGAGTGA
- the LOC25488485 gene encoding pentatricopeptide repeat-containing protein At3g24000, mitochondrial has protein sequence MSRKLLSSLLRTCKTHSTVSQCHAQTLLQSLLPNVILETDLLLAYTKLGLISHARKLFDKMPQRNMHSWNIMIASYTHNSMYFDALTVFEAFKRCGVLPDCYTLPPLFKISIRIDECCLGWMCHGLVVKLGYEEIVVVNNSVLEFYVKCGTMSQALSVFSNHNAPRDSATWNLMISGFGKAGLYSEAVHCFREMLKYRNGIELDHMTLPSILSACGKEGDLLKVKEVHGFIVRNFGFDADAPIGNALIDNYGKCGSLKDSENIFKTVCYVNLVTWTTMISCYGMHGKGQESVVLFEKMMDEGFRPNAVTLTAILASCSHCGLLDQGKKIFGSMISDYGLEPTAEHYACMVDLFSRCGRLEEALQLLERMKSSSVTGSMWGALLAGCVMHQNVKIGEVAAHHLFQLEPNNTSNYVALWGIYQSRGMVLGVSTIRGKMRDLGLVKTPGCSWINIAGRAHKFYQGDLSHPLSHIICKRVYEISNTLLSTNDLGAAYLLHDDDTFAMPL, from the exons ATGTCACGTAAACTCTTATCGTCACTACTTCGAACTTGCAAAACCCATTCCACTGTCTCACAATGCCATGCCCAAACCCTCCTCCAATCTCTCCTTCCAAACGTCATTCTTGAAACAGACCTTTTACTAGCCTACACAAAATTGGGTCTAATAAGCCACGCTCGCAAACTGTTCGACAAAATGCCACAAAGAAACATGCATTCTTGGAACATAATGATTGCTTCTTACACTCATAATTCAATGTATTTCGATGCATTAACTGTTTTTGAAGCTTTTAAACGATGTGGGGTGTTGCCGGATTGTTACACATTGCCGCCATTGTTTAAAATTTCTATTAGAATAGATGAATGTTGCTTGGGATGGATGTGTCATGGTTTGGTTGTTAAGCTTGGTTATGAGgaaattgttgttgtaaataACTCTGTACTTGAGTTTTATGTCAAATGTGGGACCATGTCTCAGGCTTTGTCTGTCTTCTCCAATCATAATGCTCCTCg AGACTCAGCGACATGGAATTTGATGATTTCTGGGTTTGGAAAGGCTGGCTTGTATTCTGAGGCTGTCCATTGTTTCAGAGAAATGTTGAAGTATCGAAATGGGATTGAGTTAGATCACATGACACTCCCTAGCATTTTGAGTGCTTGTGGGAAGGAAGGGGATTTGTTGAAAGTGAAGGAAGTGCATGGCTTTATTGTTAGGAACTTTGGTTTTGATGCTGATGCTCCCATTGGGAATGCATTGATTGATAATTACGGTAAATGTGGTAGCTTGAAGGATTCAGAAAATATCTTCAAGACCGTGTGCTATGTAAATTTAGTGACATGGACAACTATGATATCTTGTTATGGGATGCATGGAAAGGGGCAGGAATCAGTTGTTCTGTTTGAGAAGATGATGGATGAGGGGTTTAGACCAAATGCTGTTACTCTCACAGCTATTTTAGCTAGTTGTAGCCACTGTGGTTTGTTGGATCAAGGCAAGAAGATTTTTGGCTCAATGATTTCAGATTATGGATTAGAGCCCACTGCTGAGCATTATGCCTGTATGGTGGATCTTTTTAGCCGTTGTGGACGTCTTGAGGAAGCGCTTCAGTTGTTGGAAAGAATGAAATCTTCATCAGTGACAGGAAGCATGTGGGGTGCCCTTCTTGCTGGTTGTGTCATGCACCAGAATGTCAAAATTGGAGAAGTTGCAGCACATCATTTATTTCAATTAGAGCCAAATAATACTAGCAACTATGTAGCTTTGTGGGGAATCTATCAGTCCCGTGGTATGGTTCTTGGGGTTTCAACTATTAGAGGAAAGATGAGGGATTTAGGTTTGGTTAAAACTCCTGGCTGTAGCTGGATAAATATTGCAGGAAGGGCTCATAAATTCTACCAAGGGGACCTTTCTCATCCACTTTCTCATATAATTTGCAAGAGAGTATATGAAATTAGCAATACTTTGCTATCAACTAATGATTTGGGAGCAGCATATTTGCTACATGATGATGATACCTTTGCCATGCCTTTGTAG